The following coding sequences lie in one Phycicoccus duodecadis genomic window:
- a CDS encoding universal stress protein, protein MTIVVGFVPTKEGRAALHRAIEEARGRSTPLVVINSNRGSRDFDDETSRLAEEELRELTSGLGAEGVQVEVRQLVRGNEPAEDLIAVANETDADLIVIGLRRRTPVGKLILGSNAQRILLDAPCAVLAVKG, encoded by the coding sequence GTGACGATCGTCGTTGGCTTCGTCCCCACCAAGGAGGGCCGAGCGGCCCTGCACAGGGCGATCGAGGAGGCGCGAGGGCGCAGTACGCCGCTCGTGGTCATCAACTCGAACCGCGGCAGCCGCGACTTCGACGACGAGACCTCCCGGCTGGCCGAGGAGGAGCTGCGCGAGCTCACCAGCGGCCTCGGCGCCGAGGGCGTCCAGGTCGAGGTGCGCCAGCTGGTGCGCGGCAACGAGCCCGCCGAGGACCTGATCGCGGTCGCGAACGAGACCGACGCCGACCTCATCGTCATCGGCCTGCGTCGGCGCACCCCCGTCGGCAAGCTCATCCTCGGCTCCAACGCGCAGCGCATCCTGCTCGACGCCCCCTGCGCCGTTCTCGCTGTCAAGGGCTGA
- a CDS encoding RNA polymerase sigma factor, whose amino-acid sequence MSPPRSPRRKVAVSPVSTKSSEPSALPPEFAHQALQTLVRQGRTSGSVSGEQVAEAMRAADVKASRGRIVLRALGDQGIEVRHDAATGVAAAATRTAKKASATASTDTKPAAKTATRAAVKTTAKKAATPTTKKAAAAEVVEAEAPAATKATPAAKKVGAAPARRTATKAAAKTAEPPADVDEVEVDLENELAATDEDAAPKPAGKNDDSDRGFVMSNDDDDAPAQQVVTAGATADPVKDYLKQIGKVALLNAEQEVELAKRIEAGLFAEEKLNSGEKLDMKLKRELWWIAQDGKKAKNHLLEANLRLVVSLAKRYTGRGMLFLDLIQEGNLGLIRAVEKFDYTKGYKFSTYATWWIRQAITRAMADQARTIRIPVHMVEVINKLARVQRQMLQDLGREPTPEELAKELDMTPEKVVEVQKYGREPISLHTPLGEDGDSEFGDLIEDSEAVVPADAVSFTLLQEQLHSVLDTLSEREAGVVSMRFGLTDGQPKTLDEIGKVYGVTRERIRQIESKTMSKLRHPSRSQALRDYLD is encoded by the coding sequence ATGTCCCCACCGCGGTCTCCGCGACGAAAGGTAGCCGTGTCGCCTGTGTCCACGAAGTCCTCCGAGCCCAGTGCACTCCCGCCGGAGTTCGCCCACCAGGCACTCCAGACGCTCGTCCGCCAGGGGCGGACCAGCGGTTCGGTCTCCGGCGAGCAGGTGGCCGAGGCCATGCGTGCGGCCGACGTGAAGGCCAGCCGGGGGCGCATCGTGCTCCGGGCGCTGGGTGACCAGGGCATCGAGGTCCGCCACGACGCCGCCACCGGCGTCGCGGCCGCCGCCACCCGCACGGCCAAGAAGGCGAGCGCCACGGCGTCCACCGACACCAAGCCGGCGGCGAAGACGGCGACCCGCGCCGCGGTGAAGACCACCGCGAAGAAGGCCGCGACCCCCACGACCAAGAAGGCCGCCGCCGCCGAGGTGGTGGAGGCCGAGGCCCCCGCGGCCACGAAGGCCACCCCGGCCGCGAAGAAGGTCGGCGCCGCCCCGGCGCGCAGGACCGCCACGAAGGCCGCGGCCAAGACCGCCGAGCCCCCGGCCGACGTCGACGAGGTCGAGGTCGACCTCGAGAACGAGCTCGCCGCCACCGACGAGGACGCCGCCCCCAAGCCCGCGGGCAAGAACGACGACAGCGACCGCGGCTTCGTCATGAGCAACGACGACGACGACGCCCCCGCGCAGCAGGTCGTCACCGCCGGCGCCACCGCCGACCCGGTCAAGGACTACCTGAAGCAGATCGGCAAGGTCGCCCTCCTCAACGCCGAGCAGGAGGTCGAGCTCGCGAAGCGCATCGAGGCCGGCCTGTTCGCCGAGGAGAAGCTGAACTCGGGCGAGAAGCTCGACATGAAGCTCAAGCGCGAGCTGTGGTGGATCGCCCAGGACGGCAAGAAGGCCAAGAACCACCTGCTCGAGGCCAACCTGCGTCTCGTGGTGAGCCTCGCCAAGCGCTACACCGGTCGCGGCATGCTCTTCCTCGACCTCATCCAGGAGGGCAACCTCGGCCTCATCCGTGCGGTCGAGAAGTTCGACTACACCAAGGGCTACAAGTTCTCGACCTACGCCACGTGGTGGATCCGCCAGGCCATCACCCGCGCCATGGCCGACCAGGCCCGCACCATCCGCATCCCGGTGCACATGGTCGAGGTCATCAACAAGCTGGCCCGCGTACAGCGCCAGATGCTCCAGGACCTGGGCCGCGAGCCCACCCCGGAGGAGCTCGCCAAGGAGCTCGACATGACCCCCGAGAAGGTCGTCGAGGTCCAGAAGTACGGCCGCGAGCCCATCTCGCTGCACACCCCGCTCGGCGAGGACGGCGACAGCGAGTTCGGTGACCTCATCGAGGACTCCGAGGCCGTCGTCCCGGCGGACGCCGTGAGCTTCACCCTCCTGCAGGAGCAGCTGCACAGCGTCCTCGACACCCTGTCCGAGCGCGAGGCCGGCGTGGTCTCGATGCGCTTCGGCCTCACCGACGGCCAGCCCAAGACGCTCGACGAGATCGGCAAGGTCTACGGCGTCACCCGCGAGCGGATCCGCCAGATCGAGTCCAAGACCATGAGCAAGCTGCGCCACCCCAGCCGCAGCCAGGCACTGCGCGACTACCTCGACTGA